The Paracholeplasma brassicae genome includes the window GTGTGGGTGCAAATAATAACTTACAAGGAGAAAAATAGATATGAAGAAATTTTGGATTGTAGTAGTACTGGCTTCAAGTATCTTCTTGCTTACTGCCTGTGGTGGAAAGAAAGATGATTCAAACACGATTTCGTTCTCGTGGTGGGGGACTTCTGATCGAAACGTAGCAACCTATCAAGCCATCGAGCTGTTTGAAAAGAAATACCCTCAATATAAAGTCGAAGGGGAAGAAGCCCCTTGGAGTGGGTATCAACAAACCTTATCAAACCGATTATCAAGAAATCGTGAAGCCGATGTCTTTCAAATTAACTATAACTGGGTATATTCGATGTATGGGATTAATCAGTTCCTAGACATCAATGAATTAGGCCTTGATTTATCAAAATACCCAGAAGACGAACACACCCCAATCACCGTTGATTCAAAAACACTCGCCTTATCGGTCTCCGAAACAGGCTACGTCTTTTATTTAAATAAAGATTTGTATGATAAAGCTGGCGCAACCATTCCAAAAACCTGGGATCAATTGATTGAAGCGGGTAAAAAAATCGGTGCCTACAATTCAAACAAATACGCACTAGGGCGATTAGATGCGCAACAAGTTGCCATGTTGATGTTTAGCTACTTGTCACAAGTGACGGGTAAAAATGTGATCAATGAGGCAAATCAATTAGCTTTTAGTGAACAAGAATTACAAATGGGATTTGGATTTCTAAATGAGTTAAGAAACAACAACGTACTCATTCAATCGAATGCAACCGACACACACAACGATGGGCCATCTAATCCAAACTGGCAATTGTATGAAAATTATGGTGGGATTATGACTTGGAACACATCGATCTCAGAATACGAAAACACCTTACCTGGTGGCAGTGAAAAAATCGTAATGGCTGGTATGTTCCAACAAAATGAAGGCGAACAAAAAGGTATGTATAAAAAAATATCAATGGCCTATGCGGTAAGTCCTCGTGTTGCAGCCACCAAGGAAAAAACAGCTGCGGTTAAGGCTTTCTTAGAGTTCATGACAACCGATCCTGAGGCGGTTAGAATACTTGGTGTCGACCGCGGGGTTTCTAATAACACGGAAACACAACAAATTTTACTAGACACAGAAACCACAGATTTTACGAAATCGCTTGAATGGCAAGGGCATAACGTTGTACAAAATATATTTACCGATCAAATCGCAAAAGGCGTGGATTTATACATTCACCCATATTATGAACACGACACATTTAGACTAATTTATGAAGCACCAATTGAGCGTTTTTTATTTGGCAACGCAACCGCTCAGCAAGCCATTACGGACATCAATAGAAGGTTCAATACCGAGCTTTCTAATGTGATGAACAATTAAGTATGGTAGGTGAAAAAAAATGGGTACCCTATGTCTTATTGTTGCCATGGGTCATAGGATTTATCGTTTTTAAACTCTACCCATTCATCAATTCGTTTTACATGAGTTTATTTAAACGAATTCGCGGTATGGTTGAATTCGTTGGGTTTCAAAATTACATTGATTTGTTTGATAAAGACTCGACCTGGGGAGAACTCTTTATGAACAGTATCAAAGTGACCGGCATTTATGTCTTTGTCACCGTGCCATTAATTCTGATTGTATCGTTATTAGTGGCCTATATATTATCAAAAAAGATTAAAGGTGTCGGGTTATTTCGAACGGCATACTACATCCCGACGGTCTTAGGTGCAAATATCGCTGTGGTAATCTTGTGGCGGTATATCTTCGAATACAATGGATTAATTAATCAGTTTCTAATGATTTTTGGATTGAAACCAATTTCTTGGCTAGGGACCGGTTGGGGTGCAATGACCTCAATTGTTGCCTTAAGGGTTTGGCAATTTGGTTCAACCATGTTGATTTTTCTAAATGCGTTAAAGAATGTGCCTGAATCTTTATATGAAGCAGCAACGATCGATGGCGCATCCAAAACCAGTCAGTTCGTAAGAATTACCTTACCAATGATTACCCCAATTATTTTATTTAATGGGGTCATGCGACTGGTTGATAGTTTTCAGGTCTTCAATGGACCACAATTAATCACACAAGGTGGACCATCCGACTCCACACGTGTAATCAATATGTTAATTTACCAAGTCGCATTTAGTGGGTCTAATGATCTATACACAGGTAGTGCAATGTCCTGGATCTTGTTTGTCATCATCATGATCTTCACGGTTGGTATTTTTAGAAGCTCAAAATATTGGGTTTACTATCAGGATTAAGCCGATGACAACAAATAAGAGAATCCAATTACACAAACGAAAAAAACGCATCAAAGAAATAGTCAAATACACCATTTTGGTGGGGGTCGGATTTGTGATGTTATACCCACTACTTTGGATTGTTGGTGCATCATTTAATGATGGACCAATGGCGAGTTTTTGGTTTATCCCAGAGAATTTTACGCTTGTGGGATGGCAAGGTGTTTTAAAGGCACCTGGTTGGGGATCGATTGAAGGGTATTCAATGCTTAGGGCATTGTGGAATACCTTACAATACACACTGCCTCAAACCTTCTTTATGACGTTTACGACACTACTAACGGCATTTGTGATGACAAGAATGACGTTTAAGGGTAAGAAGATTGTGTTTGCGATTATCATCGCAACCATTTTGATGCCAAATACGATATTTAGAATACCAATGTTCGCTTTTTGGACAACGGATTTCATGTTGCCATTTTGGGACAATGAGTTACCGTTTTTATCCTATCTGCCTTTATGGGCTGGGGCACTATTTGCGGTTAATTCATTTTCGGTATTCATGTACATACAGTTTTTTAGAAGCATTCCAAAAGATTTAGATGAAGCGGCTTATATGGATGGGGCAAACACATTTCAAGTCTTGATATACGTGTTGATTCCAATTCTAAAACCCATCATTATGACGGTTGGTTTACTTCTATTTATTTCAGCATTTAATGATTATCAAGGCCCGTTGATTTACCGTGGGGCAACCTCGACATACCCACTGTCAATTGTTTTATCCACGTTAACTGTGGATTCAATGACAACGTATGCGCATGTGTATGCTAAAAGTATTTTTGGGGTTTTATTATTGATTATCGTGTTCTTTTCAGCACAAAGATACTTTGTTGGTAATGACTCAGATTCAGCCATTAAAGGTTAGGAGGGTTTATGAAGAAAATAGTGATTAGTTTTATCTTAGTGTCCATGACATTGACACTAGGTGCTTGTGATAAGACAAAAGAAGAACCAATCGTCGATGAAGAAAAACAATCCGTTTGTATGGAACAACCACTATCAAGTGGGTGTTTCGATCCGAATTTTGATTTAGATTTTATCTCACCGACCAAAGAAGAATTTCTAATTTCAGAAACATTTGAAACGGAATTTTTAAATCAACAACCTTACAACTGGTTGTTGTATCGTAATCAAGAATACCAAGCCGATTCGGTTTCTGCTCGAGTGGTTGAAATGGATGGAAATAAGGTTGTTAAGGTCTTTTCAGATGGTAAGTACTCACCAGCCTTTCCTCAAGGTGTGAGTAAACCTGAGTCCTTGATTCTGTCAACAAAGTTCAACTTAGATCAAACTCGTTCAGGCGTTGCGACAGGCAAGATTATGGTACCGTCTAACGAAGGCAATGAAGTAAGTTTTGGCATTTATACGGGTGCTGTCAATGTCGCTTCAATCCTGATTGACAGACAAATGAAGTTAACTGTAAAGATTGGTGGCCCATTCTTTTATCATAGTGGTAGTGGTGATAGTGGCATCTATATTGACACAAACATGACATTAACAAGAGATGAGTTTCATCAGTTTAGTTTTTACTGGGACGGCAACACTAATCTATTAAAGGTTGTCCTAAATCAAACAACAGACGTCATACTTTATGAAGGTGAGTTTCATATTTCAGCTAGAACAAACGCAGTAGCCACTGAATTTTTACAAGTGCCAAATGTCTTTAAAGTCACGATGCCAAAAGCGCTAAATATGCAAGGGTATGCGTACATTGATGACGTTATCGTAACGAGAAAGGGGCATAACACATGAAAAAATATGTCACATTATTTTTGATGATTACCCTACTTGTTTCTATTCCAAATACAATTAAAGCAGAAACATCTAATGTCGTCTATACCGATGAAGATTACGATCGACTACATGCGGTGATTAACCACGTTGAGAATATTCTTCATTATGGTCATGCCTACAATGAAGAAACCAAGTTACTTCCAGATGCGATTAACACCCTAACTGGTGAACCAGCCAGGTGGGTGTTTCCAAACCGGGCTGAAGTGCCTTACGCTAACTTAGCAAATCAGCAAAACTTCTTTAGAACCTTGGTGGGCTTAAGCAAAGTAACCGGAAGTGATAAATACGAGCTTCAGGCAAAGGAAATCGTGGGTTATTTTATGGATAATTATCAAAACCCAAATGGCCTGTTTAACTGGGGCGGTCACCGTGCGATTAACCTAGATAACTTAGAAGTACAATCGACCGAAGGTCCAAACGGCCCACATGAGTTGAAAAACATGATGCCGTTTTACGAACTAATGCTCGAAGTCGATGAAGAGAAAACCACTCGGTTTATGAAACAATTATGGACAGCACACTTCTATTGGGATTCGCAAAACATGAACAGACATGGGTCTTATTCAACCGCTTTTGATCAAAACGTGTTTGGTGCACCCATCCCAGAAGACGTAATTAAAA containing:
- a CDS encoding ABC transporter substrate-binding protein; amino-acid sequence: MKKFWIVVVLASSIFLLTACGGKKDDSNTISFSWWGTSDRNVATYQAIELFEKKYPQYKVEGEEAPWSGYQQTLSNRLSRNREADVFQINYNWVYSMYGINQFLDINELGLDLSKYPEDEHTPITVDSKTLALSVSETGYVFYLNKDLYDKAGATIPKTWDQLIEAGKKIGAYNSNKYALGRLDAQQVAMLMFSYLSQVTGKNVINEANQLAFSEQELQMGFGFLNELRNNNVLIQSNATDTHNDGPSNPNWQLYENYGGIMTWNTSISEYENTLPGGSEKIVMAGMFQQNEGEQKGMYKKISMAYAVSPRVAATKEKTAAVKAFLEFMTTDPEAVRILGVDRGVSNNTETQQILLDTETTDFTKSLEWQGHNVVQNIFTDQIAKGVDLYIHPYYEHDTFRLIYEAPIERFLFGNATAQQAITDINRRFNTELSNVMNN
- a CDS encoding carbohydrate ABC transporter permease is translated as MVGEKKWVPYVLLLPWVIGFIVFKLYPFINSFYMSLFKRIRGMVEFVGFQNYIDLFDKDSTWGELFMNSIKVTGIYVFVTVPLILIVSLLVAYILSKKIKGVGLFRTAYYIPTVLGANIAVVILWRYIFEYNGLINQFLMIFGLKPISWLGTGWGAMTSIVALRVWQFGSTMLIFLNALKNVPESLYEAATIDGASKTSQFVRITLPMITPIILFNGVMRLVDSFQVFNGPQLITQGGPSDSTRVINMLIYQVAFSGSNDLYTGSAMSWILFVIIMIFTVGIFRSSKYWVYYQD
- a CDS encoding carbohydrate ABC transporter permease, which encodes MTTNKRIQLHKRKKRIKEIVKYTILVGVGFVMLYPLLWIVGASFNDGPMASFWFIPENFTLVGWQGVLKAPGWGSIEGYSMLRALWNTLQYTLPQTFFMTFTTLLTAFVMTRMTFKGKKIVFAIIIATILMPNTIFRIPMFAFWTTDFMLPFWDNELPFLSYLPLWAGALFAVNSFSVFMYIQFFRSIPKDLDEAAYMDGANTFQVLIYVLIPILKPIIMTVGLLLFISAFNDYQGPLIYRGATSTYPLSIVLSTLTVDSMTTYAHVYAKSIFGVLLLIIVFFSAQRYFVGNDSDSAIKG